A genomic stretch from Pseudomonadota bacterium includes:
- a CDS encoding prepilin-type N-terminal cleavage/methylation domain-containing protein has product MRRGFSLFELIICTFVVSIVVIVLINLYPMSLYTMRRGDRMLVADQIAQNVLERARSGSFDFLWSKRGVGYDDDGHGEEHDGITYHWACEVNDVADIPEAEKSVLEVLVTVQWKERNDEVKLVKHGLYVLNVPQ; this is encoded by the coding sequence ATGCGCCGCGGATTCTCGCTGTTCGAGCTCATCATCTGCACGTTCGTCGTGTCGATCGTGGTGATCGTGCTCATCAACCTCTACCCCATGTCGCTGTATACGATGCGCCGCGGCGATCGCATGCTGGTGGCCGACCAGATCGCCCAGAACGTGCTCGAGCGGGCCCGCTCCGGGTCGTTCGACTTCCTGTGGAGCAAGCGCGGCGTCGGATACGACGACGACGGACACGGCGAGGAGCACGATGGCATCACCTACCACTGGGCGTGCGAGGTGAACGATGTGGCTGACATCCCGGAAGCAGAGAAGTCAGTGCTCGAGGTGCTGGTGACGGTGCAGTGGAAAGAGCGCAACGATGAGGTCAAGCTCGTGAAGCACGGCCTGTATGTCCTCAATGTGCCGCAGTAG
- a CDS encoding serine/threonine protein kinase, with protein MTCLVLAASAWLSTASSARAQAPLFWTFAEQKGDVRFFPAAGAQVQWLVDPTDKNSIVVLGRSGGLKSTVAKPYKVIEPKLDDEAVVVVPRRLAELRERCQTEGKPFPETFTVKFVRNGYELKVVDVPSRLFGNGQPRFPPDDAKFIPLVPKKVSVDVVTDPPGAEVRLGGPTGYLLGDADKRLDLWLPWVTTEEGQWENSCSFAFTRQDYVAAQEKLDFNNGGFQKDFRYPESGAVTLKPSSNWVALRDGLRRHALLIGAGLVLLAVGSAALRVSLRRRQAMERALLEENERLREVPVPSLPVLGDRWELGSKIGQGGSATVFLATDLQSPRREAVAVKILDDDAAEEEAERKRFEREVSISCRLSHPNIVRIIDYDGERDQPYLVMELLEGQPLRRRLSDGPLAPDEFRTIFRAVLDAMRYAHEQGVVHRDLKPENVILTRKGQPKIVDFGIARGQLFATVTTTGRTVGTFAYLPPERFVAAVTDDPRSDQYALGVLGYELLAGRRPWPDQMLGDVMLGIVQTRPEHLSLIRSDLPPRLPEVIERLMHLELEARYSDLREALEAFDAAWPDGV; from the coding sequence GTGACCTGCCTGGTGCTCGCCGCGTCGGCCTGGTTGTCGACGGCGTCTTCGGCGCGCGCGCAAGCGCCGCTGTTCTGGACCTTTGCAGAGCAGAAGGGTGATGTGAGATTCTTTCCTGCCGCAGGGGCCCAGGTGCAGTGGTTGGTCGACCCGACGGACAAGAACAGCATCGTGGTGCTCGGTCGCAGCGGGGGGCTGAAGAGCACAGTGGCCAAGCCGTATAAGGTGATAGAGCCGAAGCTCGATGACGAGGCCGTTGTAGTGGTGCCCCGAAGGCTCGCGGAGTTGCGCGAGAGATGTCAGACTGAAGGGAAGCCGTTTCCAGAGACCTTCACGGTGAAGTTCGTGCGCAATGGGTACGAACTCAAGGTCGTGGACGTTCCGTCGCGCCTCTTCGGTAACGGACAGCCGCGCTTTCCGCCCGATGATGCAAAGTTCATCCCGCTCGTGCCGAAGAAGGTCAGCGTCGATGTTGTCACCGATCCGCCTGGCGCCGAGGTGCGTCTCGGAGGACCAACGGGTTACCTGCTCGGCGACGCAGACAAGCGTCTCGATCTGTGGCTGCCGTGGGTTACGACCGAAGAGGGACAGTGGGAGAATAGCTGCTCCTTCGCGTTCACACGCCAAGACTATGTCGCGGCGCAGGAGAAGCTCGACTTCAACAATGGCGGGTTCCAGAAGGACTTTCGGTATCCCGAGAGCGGCGCCGTCACGTTGAAGCCGTCCTCCAACTGGGTCGCCCTTCGTGATGGGCTGCGACGTCACGCCCTGCTCATCGGTGCAGGCCTCGTGCTTCTGGCCGTCGGTTCAGCCGCGCTTCGGGTCTCGCTGCGCCGACGCCAGGCAATGGAGAGGGCCCTGCTCGAGGAGAACGAGCGCCTGCGCGAGGTTCCCGTGCCATCGCTGCCCGTGCTCGGTGATCGCTGGGAGCTGGGGAGCAAGATCGGCCAGGGTGGGTCAGCCACGGTCTTTCTGGCCACCGACCTGCAATCTCCGCGTCGCGAGGCGGTGGCGGTGAAGATCCTCGACGACGACGCGGCGGAAGAGGAGGCCGAGCGCAAGCGGTTCGAGCGCGAGGTGAGCATCTCGTGCCGGCTCTCGCACCCCAACATCGTGCGCATCATCGACTATGACGGGGAGCGCGATCAGCCCTATCTCGTCATGGAGCTTCTCGAGGGCCAGCCCCTGCGCCGCAGGCTGAGCGACGGGCCGCTCGCGCCGGACGAGTTCCGCACAATCTTCCGGGCGGTTCTCGACGCCATGCGCTACGCCCACGAACAGGGCGTGGTGCATCGCGATCTCAAGCCGGAGAACGTGATTCTCACCCGCAAGGGCCAGCCCAAGATCGTCGACTTCGGCATCGCGCGTGGTCAGCTCTTCGCCACCGTCACCACCACGGGGCGTACCGTGGGCACGTTTGCCTACCTGCCGCCGGAGCGCTTCGTGGCCGCCGTCACCGATGACCCGCGATCTGATCAGTACGCCCTCGGCGTGCTGGGATACGAGCTGCTGGCCGGTCGACGGCCGTGGCCCGATCAGATGCTGGGAGACGTGATGCTCGGCATCGTGCAGACCCGTCCGGAGCACCTGTCGCTCATTCGCAGCGACCTCCCCCCGCGGCTTCCCGAGGTGATCGAACGCTTGATGCACCTCGAGCTCGAGGCCCGCTACAGCGACCTTCGCGAGGCGCTGGAGGCGTTCGACGCGGCCTGGCCGGACGGCGTCTGA